The DNA window ATGTCGGCAACCGACTTCGTGGACAGCTCCCCCCGCCGCGCCTGATCGATCCGCGGTTTCAGGAACTCGGCCAGAGCGCTGAACGCTTCTTCCTCGCTCATCGCATCAAGCGTAGGGGCATCGCCAAGCGCGCGCTTCAGGACGAACTCCTTGATGCTCTGGCCTTTAAGGGCGGCGATGGCTTTGAGCTTTTGGTGCTCTTCTGGGGTGATATCGATAGATAGTCTGGGCATGATCGGATTGTAACGCAGCCCGACAAACAAAACAACATTTGTTGTCCATGCTGCAGCAGTGTATGGGTTGGCTATGCTGCAAGAAATCAGATTCATTCAGAGCATCGGGCGCTTTGAGGAAGCCAAGCCGCTGCAGAGCGCCCGTCTCGGTCCATGCACGTTGATCTTCGGGGAGAACGGCTGGGGCAAATCCACCCTCGCCGACATTCTCCGTTCGCTGAGCACGAACAACCCTTCCATACTGGCAGGCCGCACGACACTTGACGTGACGGCTCCGCAGAAGGCAATCCTTCACGTTTCCGGGCAGAATGCAGTCTTTCAGAACGGCGCATGGAGCGGCCCCCGTCCGCCGGTTGCCGTTTATGACAGCTCTTTCATCAACGACAATGTGTATTCCGGCGATATTGTCTCGACCGAGCACCTGAAGAACCAATACGGCCTTGTCGTCGGTGAGGAAGGGGTGAGCCGTGTCCGCAGCATAGTGGATCTGGACGGCGACAACCGCGACAACAATAAGGCGATCACCGATACAGAGAACGAGCTGAAAGCGCTCATGCGCGTAGTTGCTCCGCCTGCCATGCAGCTTGATTCCTTCCTCGCCCTGCCGCCTCGCGACGACATCGACGAGGCAATTGCCGCGCTGGACCTCAAGGTGCAGCAGGCGCGTCGGGCCAAGGAGCTGAAAGCGGCGGCGGAGCCCACCGCCTACCCGGTGCCGACCAAAACCGATAAACTTAGCGCCTTGCTGCACGGTTCGATCGACGATGTTACCGCCGATGCTGTTACCAGGGTGCGAGCCCACATTGCCGCGCATCAGCACCATATCGGCGAAGCCGCCATCCCTCATGAAGGCTGGCTTGAGGCGGGCATGGCCTTCACCGGCGGCGAAGACTGCCCCTTCTGCGGTCAGCGTCTCGCCGACCGCACATTGATCGACGCTTACAGGGATATATTCAGCGAAACCTACAAGCAGCTCGGCCAGGCTGTGCAGCGCGTCGTCGCCACCCTCACCAGGTACAA is part of the Paracoccus stylophorae genome and encodes:
- a CDS encoding DUF1778 domain-containing protein yields the protein MNLISCSIANPYTAAAWTTNVVLFVGLRYNPIMPRLSIDITPEEHQKLKAIAALKGQSIKEFVLKRALGDAPTLDAMSEEEAFSALAEFLKPRIDQARRGELSTKSVADIRREAREQTGR